From Rutidosis leptorrhynchoides isolate AG116_Rl617_1_P2 chromosome 3, CSIRO_AGI_Rlap_v1, whole genome shotgun sequence, a single genomic window includes:
- the LOC139899113 gene encoding uncharacterized protein: MLENPTDSSSAVNIATVKRYAPPNQRNRSMGRRKSGGDRLERAPSYGNDGDKNQSAALRNVPIMDHADPIRLIGLQGCCDSEAYQLLNNRWAAAMNAYENPSTDLAERPVMYSGSTASAWGQFRLPHQMISPSAGVGPSGPKIDFLSELRQAMHNSNAQF; the protein is encoded by the exons ATGCTGGAAAACCCTACCGATTCATCATCTGCGGTCAACATTGCCACCGTCAAACGCTACGCACCTCCTAATCAACG GAATCGATCTATGGGAAGGAGGAAATCTGGTGGAG ATAGATTGGAACGTGCACCTAGTTATGGGAACGATGGGGATAAAAATCAATCTGCTGCTTTGAGAAATGTTCCTATCATGGATCATGCAGATCCAATACGCTTAATTGGCTTGCAAGGATGTTGTGACAGTGAAGCTTATCAACTTTTGAACAACC GTTGGGCTGCTGCAATGAATGCATATGAAAATCCCTCAACTGATTTAGCTG AGCGGCCAGTTATGTATTCAGGAAGCACTGCATCAGCATGGGGACAATTTCGACTTCCTCATCAG ATGATTTCCCCGTCAGCTGGAGTTGGGCCTTCTGGGCCAAAAATTGATTTCTTAAGTGAACTAAGGCAAGCTATGCATAATTCAAATGCCCAGTTCTGA
- the LOC139899112 gene encoding uncharacterized protein, whose translation MMAIKLATTRGFITLPNLNLNLNFPSSPFCSSLDNKSSSLHLIAGISHRNTVCYAESSSSASTVAAEAKEGESTEVEAAKEDAAAAPEKPKPKPPAKAPVKPLPEMMEEDVIPSLRSILETQEDISELELFFEDNKLEGSFLKKDIPHSFWALFPDGINGPKGFSLSSYGSTASNVEPFLVDEKKVTAKLLVFWVEKRLAAQGIIPVWTD comes from the exons ATGATGGCGATTAAATTGGCAACCACAAGAGGCTTTATTACGTTgccaaatttgaatttgaatttgaattttccCTCTTCTCCATTTTGCAGCTCGTTGGATAATAAATCGAGTTCACTCCATTTG ATTGCAGGTATTTCGCATAGGAACACAGTTTGCTATGCAGAATCATCTTCTTCTGCTTCTACTG TTGCTGCTGAAGCAAAAGAGGGAGAGTCGACAGAGGTGGAAGCCGCCAAAGAAGATGCCGCTGCTGCTCCGGAGAAACCGAAGCCAAAGCCGCCAGCAAAGGCACCAGTGAAGCCATTACCGGAGATGATGGAAGAGGATGTGATTCCCTCTCTAAGATCAATTCTTGAAACACAAGAAGATATCTCTGAACTCGAGTTGTTTTTCGAGGATAACAAG CTAGAAGGCTCTTTTTTAAAGAAGGATATTCCACATTCATTCTGGGCATTGTTCCCAGATGGTATTAATG GTCCAAAAGGCTTTTCGCTATCTTCATACGGGTCAACTGCAAGCAATGTCGAACCTTTTCTTGTAGACGAGAAAAAAGTCACAGCAAAACTACTTGTATTCTGGGTTGAAAAACGTTTAGCTGCACAAGGAATAATTCCAGTCTGGACAGATTGA